The Geotrypetes seraphini chromosome 8, aGeoSer1.1, whole genome shotgun sequence genome includes a region encoding these proteins:
- the C8H11orf68 gene encoding UPF0696 protein C11orf68 homolog codes for MADYEDEQTRASHFPAEDYAAESMAADMDPWVVFDARKTPRAEFEDWLDTYRPSRVLRQGNPNNNMQPIGWIAVYGPDFTPEAGRVSELQDDWEQLQASSRKIDFDTVRELALNHGVLSGKWLMHLDTGFKVDHAWRQVAACVLEGRAGLAKVSPFSSDSDKHVICVYNCNFTDEEKVMELDAAIRAAGIKCQLSYKPDVYTYLGIYRNNRWHLCPTIYESKFDLECIPRRSRIINKVNNMEVN; via the coding sequence ATGGCAGACTATGAGGATGAACAGACCAGAGCAAGCCATTTCCCAGCTGAGGATTATGCTGCTGAGTCCATGGCTGCTGACATGGACCCTTGGGTGGTCTTTGATGCTCGCAAGACCCCCCGGGCAGAATTTGAGGACTGGCTAGACACCTACCGCCCTTCACGAGTACTGCGGCAGGGCAATCCCAACAATAATATGCAGCCTATAGGCTGGATTGCAGTCTATGGTCCAGACTTCACACCAGAAGCTGGGCGGGTGAGTGAACTTCAGGATGACTGGGAGCAGTTACAGGCCAGTAGCCGCAAGATTGATTTTGATACTGTCCGGGAGCTGGCCCTAAACCATGGTGTGTTGTCAGGCAAGTGGCTCATGCATTTAGACACAGGCTTCAAAGTAGATCATGCCTGGCGTCAAGTGGCTGCCTGTGTTTTGGAGGGCCGTGCCGGCCTAGCTAAAGTCAGTCCATTCAGTTCTGATTCAGACAAGCATGTCATCTGCGTTTATAATTGTAATTTCACTGATGAGGAGAAAGTAATGGAGCTGGATGCAGCTATTCGGGCTGCGGGGATAAAGTGTCAACTGTCCTATAAGCCAGATGTGTACACATATCTGGGCATTTACCGGAACAATCGCTGGCATCTCTGTCCTACCATCTATGAGAGCAAGTTTGACTTGGAATGCATCCCAAGACGCTCCCGTATCATCAATAAAGTCAACAATATGGAAGTGAATTGA